A segment of the Bacteroidota bacterium genome:
GTGCTGCGTGGGCGGATGCGTGCATCCAGCGGGGTACGGTACAGGTCCTGGCGGCCATAGCCCCCCAGGCGGTCGCTGTTCAGGTAGGCCGTAGTGCCGGCTGCATTGACGAAGAGGTCGAATTCATCCCAGGGGGTATTGAGGGGATATCCCAGGTTCTGCGGGCGCTGCCATTGCCCGCCAGGGGCCCGCCTGCTTAGGAAGAGGTCGAACCCCCCGAAGCCATCGTGCCAGTTGCTGCTGAAGTACAGGGTGCTGTCATCGGGGTGCATAAATACGTCAAACTCGTCTCCGGGTGTATTCAGGCTGGTACCGGCATTTTGGGGTTCGGTCCAGCTGGTATCCTGGCGGTGGCTATACCAAATGTCGAAGCCCCCGTATCCGCCCGGTCTGTCCGATATGAAGTAGAGGGTCTGTCCGTCGGCACTCAGGCTGGGCCAGCTGTCGCAGTAGTCGCCATTCAGCGGCCCTGGCAGGGCCTGGGGCATCTGCCAGCCCGCCCGCGTCCGCAGGCTTTGGTACAGGTCGCAGTTGTAGCGCCCATCGCCGCGCCGCAGCGGGTGCCGGCCAAACACCAGCTGCTGCCCATCGGGGCTCAGGCAGAATTCTTTTTCGTGGCTTAGGCTATTCACGGGCCGCCCCAGGTTGGTGGCGGGCAGCCAGGCACCGCCCTGCCACCGGCTGGCATAGAAGTCTGAGCCATAGTCCTGATACACCCCCTCCAGGTAGCCGCCCAGGCAGCCCTCGCGGTGGCTGTTGAAATACAGCTGCCGGTCGTCAGCTGTCAGGCAGGCGTTGTAGTCCTCGCCAGGCCCATTTAGGGCAGCGCCCAGGTTTACGGGGGCAAAGGCCACCGAATCGGCCAGGTGTGCCAGGGCCCACTCCGCCTTGCGTCGGTTTTGCCGCACCAGTTCCTTTTGTTCATGGTCGCTTGTGCGCGCGTTCAGAAAGCGCCCGTAGTGGTAGTAGGCCTGTGCATAGTCCAGGTTGAACAAGTAGGCATCGCCCAGATAGAGGTGTAGTACCGGGTTCCACAGGCTGTCGAGCCGGTAGGCCTGCTGCAGGGGCTCCAGGCTTTCATCATGCAGGCCCAGCTGCTTCAGGCACAGGCCCAGGCTTAGCTGTGCGGGAAACCGATTGGGCTCCTCGGCCACCGCCTGCCGGTACAGGGGCAGGGCCCGCGTATAGTCTCCCTGCTGAAAGTAGTTCCAGGCCTGCTGCTCCGCAGTCCCGGGTGCCTGTGCCAGTAGGGTAGGGGGGAGCAGGAGCCAGAGCAGCAGGGCAGGCAGGGGGCAGTTCATCATGTGTGCAGGGGTGGGGCAGATGTGGGTTTTGGGTTAGTTTGCCAGAATCAGAAACTCGGTACGGCGGTTGCGGGCACGGCCCTCGGCGGTGCTGTTGTCGGCCACCGGCTTGGCCTCTCCGTAGCCCTTGGCCTGCGTCCGCTCCTCGGCTATACCCGCCTGGATGAGCCAGGTTCGTACCGCCTCTGCCCGCCGCTGGCTCAGGTCCAGGTTGTAGGCCGGGCTGCCATCCGCGTCTGTGTGGCCCGAGATTTGTACCCGAACGCCCGGGTGCAGCTCCATGAAGCGTGCCACGGCCTGCAGTTCGGGGGTGCTGGTGGCCAGCAGTTCGGCCTTGTCCACCTCAAAGAACACATTGTCCAGGCGCACCAGTGCCCCTGCCACCAGCGGCTGCAGCTGTATCTCTAGCCCCACATAGGCCCCTTGGGGCTGGGCGGGCACTGCAAAGTGCTGGCTGTGGAATAGGTAGCCATTCTGCTCTATGTGGGCGGCATAGTCCGTACCCAGGGGCAGGCTTAGCAGGAACTCGCCCGTAGCGGCATTGCTCTCCACGCTGCGCACCGGGTAGCCGTCGCTCAGGCGGCGAAACTGGATGAGGGCCTGTACGGGCTGGCCAGTTTTTTGGTTTCGCACCCGGCCCTTTACGTAGGTTCCCGGCTTGGGGCGGATGCGCTCATCCAGCACAAACTGGTAAATATCGCTGCCACCCGGCCCGCCCGCACGGGTAGTGCCTATGTAGCCTACCTCGCCCCGGGTATTCACCACCAGTGCCTGTTCATCCGCTTCGGTATTCAGGGGGTAGCCCAGGTTTCTCGGTTCGCTCCAGCTGCTGTCGGGCAGCAGGCTAGCCATAAACAGGTCGATGCCCCCTGCGCCCGGGTGGTAGTCGCTGCTGAAGTACAGGGTTTGTCCATCCGCAGCCAGGAAGGGATAAAACTCATCTCCCGGCGTGTTGATGGGTGCGCCCAGGTTATTGGGAGGCATCCAGCTTCCGTCGGCTGTGCGCTGGCTGTACCAGATGTCGTGCCCCCCTAGCCCCCCGGGCCGGTTGCTTACAAAATAGAGGTGCTGGCCATCGGGGCTCAGGCAGGGTTGGCTGTCCCAGTGCGGGCTGTTTAGTACGGCGCTCATGTTTTGGGGTTCGGTCCAGCGCTGGCCTATCAGGCGCGCCACATACAGGTCGCAGCTACCCTCTCCGTCGCGGCGGCTGCAGCCGGTAAAGTACACCCACTGCCCATCCTGGCTAAAGCAGGCCGCCCCCTCGCTTTTATCCGTGTTGATGGGCGGCCCCAGGTTTACGGCTGTTTGCCAGCTGCCGTCGGCGTTCCGGCGTGCCCAGTAGAAGTCTTCGTTATAGCCCTGTGCCAGCCGGTCGTAGCCCCCCAGATTGCCCTCGCGGCGGCTGGTGAAGAAGAGCGTCTGTTCGTCTGCCGTTAGCTGCGGCATGTACTCATCGCCCGGGCTGTTTATTCCGCTGCCCAGCAGCCGGGGCTCGAAGCGGATGCTATCCTGGCGTATGCGTACGGCAAAGTCCAGTTTCTTCAGCATCTGTTCGCCCCGCTGCTGCTGGGCGGGTGTCAGGCTGGGCAGGGCCAGCAGGCTTTGTGCCTGCTGGCGCGCCTGCACATACTGGCCCTGGCCGGTGTACAGCTCGGCCAGCCACAGGTGGGCCGAGCCAAACGCGGCTTCGCCGGGCCTGAGTGCCAGGGCCTGGCTCAGGTGCTGGATGGCCTGGGGTATATGCGGGCTTTTCAGGTCGCCTGGCCGGATCAGCTCATAGTGGATGTAGCCCAGCTGGAAGTGGGCATGGGCAAAGCCGGGCTCCAGGGCCAGGGCCTCTTCCATCATCTGCCGGGCCGTCTCGTATCGGCGTGCGCGCAGTGCCAGGCTGGCCGTCTCGTATTTTTCCAGGGCTTTTTTGCTTTTTATGCCGTAGTAACTGGGTTTCTGGGCCACGGCTGTGCCTGCCAGCAGCAGTGCCAGCAGGAGGCACCGTACCAAGCTACAGGCTGCAAAGCCATGACCCCATGCTAGCTGTTTCATTCCGTAAATATAGCCCCTGCGGAACAGGGATGCTGGGTGCAGCCAAATATTCCGGGCATCGGGCACCGCAGCTGCGCCTGTAATACCCCCCCCCGTGCATGAACTTTTGGTGAAATCTACTTGCCTTATTGACACAAGGCAGGGATTGTCCCTATTTTGCTATACTCAAGAAGAACATGAAGCACCCCCGGCTTACTCTCCTAGCCCTACTGCTGCTAAACAGCGTGCTGAGTACCGCTCACGCCCAGCCTACTATCGAGTGGGATAGAACTCTGGGGGGGAGTGGTACTGATTTTTTGGCTGACTTTTGGCTGACTGCTGATGGTGGCTACATCCTGGGCGGATCGTCTCAATCTAACACCAGCGGAGAGAAAAGTGAAGACGGTCGAGGCGACTGGGATGTATGGGTGATGAAGCTAAACGCAGACAGAACCATACAATGGCAAAGAACTCTGGGAGGAAATAAATATGACGCTCTGTGTGACTTTTATCAGACAGTTGACGGCGGCTACATCTTGGGCGGAACTTCTAGCTCCAATGTCAGTGGCGAGAAGACCGAAAATAGCCGAGGTGGAAGCGATTATTGGGTCATAAAGTTGAGTGCAACTGGGACTATAGAATGGCAAAGAACCTTGGGAGGAAATGATTTGGACGAGCTAAATTCACTTTCTCCTACTGCGGATGGCGGCTATATACTGGGGGGCCGGTCCAGCTCCAATGTCAGTGGCGAGAAGACCGAAAACAGCCGAGGTGCAAACGATTATTGGGTCATAAAGTTGAGTGCAACTGGGACTATAGAATGGCAAAAGACCCTGGGTGGGAGCTCCCCGGATATGCTAAGATCCGTTCAGCAGACGACTGACGGCGGCTACATCTTGGGCGGAACTTCTAGCTCCAATGTCAGTGGCGAGAAGACCGAAAATAGCCGAGGTGGAAGCGATTATTGGGTCATAAAGTTGAGTGCAACTGGGACTATAGAATGGCAAAAGACCCTGGGCGGAAGCGCCAACGACGCGTTATATCCCGTTCGGCAGACCTCCGACGGCGGCTACATCCTGGGTGGAGAGTCTATTTCCAACTCCAGTGGTGAGAAGACCCAAAATAGCCGGGGTGGCTATGACTATTGGGTAGTGAAGCTGAGTGCAACCGGTAACATTGAGTGGGATAGAACGCTTGGCGGTTCAGAGTGGGATTTACCAAGAATGCTCTGGCAAACTAGCGACGGCGGGTATATTCTGGGTGGAGAGTCTTTCTCTGACATCAGCGGCGAGAAGACCGAGAACAGTCGAGGTGAGCAGGATGGCTGGTTGATAAAGCTGGATGCTGCCGGCAACAAAGTATGGGATAAGACACTGGGCGGAAGTAAGGGGGATGGGTTTGGTTTATTTCAGCTAGCTGTAGACGGCGGGTATATTTTGGGTGGATGGTCTTCCTCTGACATCAGCGGCGAGAAGACCG
Coding sequences within it:
- a CDS encoding OmpA family protein yields the protein MKQLAWGHGFAACSLVRCLLLALLLAGTAVAQKPSYYGIKSKKALEKYETASLALRARRYETARQMMEEALALEPGFAHAHFQLGYIHYELIRPGDLKSPHIPQAIQHLSQALALRPGEAAFGSAHLWLAELYTGQGQYVQARQQAQSLLALPSLTPAQQQRGEQMLKKLDFAVRIRQDSIRFEPRLLGSGINSPGDEYMPQLTADEQTLFFTSRREGNLGGYDRLAQGYNEDFYWARRNADGSWQTAVNLGPPINTDKSEGAACFSQDGQWVYFTGCSRRDGEGSCDLYVARLIGQRWTEPQNMSAVLNSPHWDSQPCLSPDGQHLYFVSNRPGGLGGHDIWYSQRTADGSWMPPNNLGAPINTPGDEFYPFLAADGQTLYFSSDYHPGAGGIDLFMASLLPDSSWSEPRNLGYPLNTEADEQALVVNTRGEVGYIGTTRAGGPGGSDIYQFVLDERIRPKPGTYVKGRVRNQKTGQPVQALIQFRRLSDGYPVRSVESNAATGEFLLSLPLGTDYAAHIEQNGYLFHSQHFAVPAQPQGAYVGLEIQLQPLVAGALVRLDNVFFEVDKAELLATSTPELQAVARFMELHPGVRVQISGHTDADGSPAYNLDLSQRRAEAVRTWLIQAGIAEERTQAKGYGEAKPVADNSTAEGRARNRRTEFLILAN